The Bosea beijingensis genome contains the following window.
GGCACGATCGAACTGCGTAAATATGTCGACATCGCCGGCCGCCCCGGCACAGACCATGTCTTTCTCGTCGACAAGGCCGGCACCCGTCATATCGATGCCGCCAGTGAGCCATTGACCTATTTTCGCAATCTCGTCGCCGATATCGCCAACCGCAGCGAAACCGCGATGAGCCAGCGCCACGCCTTCACCGTCTGCCGGCTCGCACTGGAAGCGCAGGCGAAAGCGGCATGGTTGCCGGCGAAACCAGCCGCTCGCGCTTGAGGAAACTCCCATCATGACACGCAAGCTCGGCATCGCCGTGATCGGGCTCGGCCCCGCCTCCCTGCCGCATTCGAAGAGCCTGCTCGACCTCGCCGATCGCGCCGAGACGCGATGGGCGGTCAGCCGCACGCCGGACCGGGCCAAGGCCTATGCCGCACAGTTCCCCTTCCCGACCACGACCGATCTCGATGCCGTACTGGCTGATCCTGCGGTGGACGCGTGCATCGTACTGACGCCGCCATCGAGCCATCTCGACGTTTCCGCCTTGTGCCTTGAAGCCGGCAAACATGTTCTCGCCGAGAAGCCGCTGGAGCTGACCAGTGAACGCGGCCAGCGCCTCGTCGATACCGCCCGCCGGACGGCCAAGACCTTCGGCGTGACGCTTCAGCATCGCTTCCGCCCGGCAAGCCTGCGCCTCAAAGCCGCCCTCGATTCCGGCGAGCTCGGCACGATCGAAGCCGCCTTCCTCTCCGTGCCGTGGTGGCGCCCGCAGAGCTATTACGACGAGCCCGGCCGAGGCACGCTGGCCCGCGACGGCGGCGGCGTGTTGCTGACGCAGGCGATCCATTCGCTCGACCTGTTCCGCTCGCTCGTCGGGGTTTCCAAGGTCGTCGCGGCGCAGGCCCGCACCACGGCTCTCCACCGCATGGAGACCGAGGACTACGTCTCGGCCCTGCTGGAAACCGGCAACGGCGCCCCCGCCACACTGGTGACGACCACGGCCGCCTATCCCGGCTATCCCGAACGCATCGAGATCACCGGCACCAAGGGCTTTGCCGCCCTGATCGGCGGTCGCCTGCGCCTCGCCTATCTCGACGGGCGCGAGGAGATCGTCGAGGCCGAGGGCTCGACCGGCAGCGGCGCCAACATCATGGATTTCCCGCATGACGCGCACCGCGCCGTCATCGCCGATTTCCTCGATGCGATCGAGCAGGGCCGCGACCCGGTCGTCACCGGAGAGGAAGCGCTGGCCTCGCAAAGGCTGGTCGACGATATCTTGAAGGCTGCCAAGCGCAGCGCCTGAATGGGCGGTCCTTGACTCGCAGGCGATTTATGACGCTCCAAGGGTCGATGCCTGAAGGTTGCCTCGTGAAATCCGCTCTTCCGCCCGATCATCGTCTCGCCTCGGTCAGGGCTGGACGATGAGCATGGTCCTCGCCTGCGATCTCGGTGGCAGCAGCTTCCGCGCCGCGCTGATCGATGGGCATGGTGTGACGAGAGCAGAGCATGCTGTCCCCGGCCCCCTCCTGAACGACCATCTCGACCGCTCGGAAGTGTCAGCACAGGCTTGGTGGGCGCTATTGCTCGAAGCCACCGGCAAACTCGCCGAACAGGCGCCGGAGCTGTTCGCGAGCATCCAGGGCATCGCGATCTGCGGCGTGACCCGGACCCAGGTTTTCCTCGACCGGAATGGTCAGGAACTGCGTCCGGCCATGACCTGGAAGGATGCGCGCTCGGACGGCACCGCCGCCCGCTTGCGCAAAGAACTGGCCGATCATCCCGAGGCCCCCCGCATCAATGCCTTCCACC
Protein-coding sequences here:
- a CDS encoding Gfo/Idh/MocA family protein translates to MTRKLGIAVIGLGPASLPHSKSLLDLADRAETRWAVSRTPDRAKAYAAQFPFPTTTDLDAVLADPAVDACIVLTPPSSHLDVSALCLEAGKHVLAEKPLELTSERGQRLVDTARRTAKTFGVTLQHRFRPASLRLKAALDSGELGTIEAAFLSVPWWRPQSYYDEPGRGTLARDGGGVLLTQAIHSLDLFRSLVGVSKVVAAQARTTALHRMETEDYVSALLETGNGAPATLVTTTAAYPGYPERIEITGTKGFAALIGGRLRLAYLDGREEIVEAEGSTGSGANIMDFPHDAHRAVIADFLDAIEQGRDPVVTGEEALASQRLVDDILKAAKRSA